A window of Neorhizobium galegae bv. orientalis str. HAMBI 540 genomic DNA:
AAGGACGCTGAAAAGCTCGCCGGCGCTTCGATCGAAGTCGTCGGCATGGCCCGTCTTCTGCTCGGCGAAGGTGTCGAAAAGGAAGAAACGGATTTTGCCGCTGAAGTCGCGGCAGTCGCCAAAGGCTGATATTCGTTAGCTAAAGCTGTCGAAAGCGCAAGGGCACCGGTGACAAGCCGGTGCCCTTCGTGTATCCGCAACCCGTTTGCCCCCTCTGCCCGCATTTCGATTTCAAGGAGCCCCCATGTCGCCTCAGCCCCTCTACAAGCGTGTCTTGCTCAAGGCCTCCGGTGAAGCTCTGATGGGCAGCCAGGGTTTCGGCATCGATGTCGCAGTTGCCGATCGGGTCGCCTCCGATATCGCCGAAGCGCGCGCCATGGGCGTCGATGTCGGCGTGGTCGTCGGCGGCGGTAATATCTTTCGCGGCGTCGCGGTCGCTTCCAAGGGTGGCGACCGGGTGACCGGCGACCACATGGGGATGCTCGGCACCGTGATCAACGCGCTTGCGCTGGCCACCTCGCTGCGCAAGCTGAACGTTGACACCGTGGTTCTGTCGGCGATCTCGATGCCGGAAATCTGCGAGAGCTTTTCGCAGCGCCAGGCGTTGCATCACATGGCGCAGGGCAGGGTGGTGATCTTCGCCGGCGGCACCGGCAATCCCTTCTTCACGACCGATTCGGCGGCCGCCCTGCGCGCGGCCGAAATCGGTGCGGAAGCGATCTTCAAGGGCACCCAGGTGGACGGCATCTATTCGGCCGATCCCAAGAAGGACCCGACGGCGACCCGGTTCGAGACGCTGACGCACGGCGAAGTGCTCGAAAAGGGTCTGGCGGTGATGGACGTGGCGGCGGTGGCGCTCGCTCGCGAAAATTCCATCCCGATCATTGTTTTTTCGATCCATGAGAAGGGCGGCTTCGCCCAAATCTTGACCGGCGGCGGCCGCAAGACCATCGTAGCGGACAATTGAGGCGCGGCGTCGCGGGCCGCCCAGACAACATACGGGAGTAGACGGATGAGTGGAATCGACCTCAACGACATCAAGCGTCGCATGGAAGGCGCGATCAACGCGTTCAAAAGCGATATCGCGTCGCTGCGCACCGGCCGCGCCTCGGCCAATATTCTCGATCCGGTGATGGTCGAAGCCTATGGTTCGCGCGTGCCGCTCAACCAGGTGGCCAACATCACCGTTCCGGAAGCGCGCATGCTCGGCGTCTCCATCTGGGACAAGTCGATGGTCGGC
This region includes:
- the pyrH gene encoding UMP kinase, which codes for MSPQPLYKRVLLKASGEALMGSQGFGIDVAVADRVASDIAEARAMGVDVGVVVGGGNIFRGVAVASKGGDRVTGDHMGMLGTVINALALATSLRKLNVDTVVLSAISMPEICESFSQRQALHHMAQGRVVIFAGGTGNPFFTTDSAAALRAAEIGAEAIFKGTQVDGIYSADPKKDPTATRFETLTHGEVLEKGLAVMDVAAVALARENSIPIIVFSIHEKGGFAQILTGGGRKTIVADN